A window from Gallus gallus isolate bGalGal1 chromosome 5, bGalGal1.mat.broiler.GRCg7b, whole genome shotgun sequence encodes these proteins:
- the DTD2 gene encoding D-aminoacyl-tRNA deacylase 2 isoform X1 encodes MKMSKNNSCILLITANPHSTAACFLLRFCYFYMWQYSKTFRSLRIGVDICEIQRGLVIYICFFKGADEDLVPKIVNVLLNVKLSEDENGEYVSVLDLPGNVLIIPQATLGGKLKGRKMQYHTNIEKEKGMELYSQFVSLCEKELAANPKCMEAGVLVKHGTYGNRQVLKLDTNGPYTHLVEF; translated from the exons ATGAAGATGTCAAAGAATAATTCAT GCATTTTACTGATAACAGCAaatccacacagcacagctgcttgctttttACTAC GATTCTGTTATTTCTATATGTGGCAATATTCAAAAACTTTCAGAAGTCTCAGAATTGGAGTAGACATCTGTGAG ATCCAGAGAGGACTTGTTATCTACATATGCTTTTTCAAAGGTGCTGATGAGGATCTTGTTCCAAAAATTG tcAATGTGCTGTTGAATGTTAAATTAAGTGAAGATGAAAATGGCGAGTACGTATCTGTCCTTGATTTACCAGGCAATGTGCTTATCATACCACAAGCTACACTGGGTGGCAaactgaagggaagaaagatgCAGTACCACACAaacattgaaaaagaaaaaggaatggaacTTTATTCTCAGTTTGTGTCTTTGTGTGAAAAGGAACTGGCTGCCAATCCCAAATGCATGGAAGCAGGTGTTCTTGTTAAGCATGGCACATATGGAAACAGACAGGTGTTAAAACTGGATACAAATGGACCTTACACTCATCTGGTtgaattctga
- the DTD2 gene encoding D-aminoacyl-tRNA deacylase 2 isoform X2, translating into MWQYSKTFRSLRIGVDICEIQRGLVIYICFFKGADEDLVPKIVNVLLNVKLSEDENGEYVSVLDLPGNVLIIPQATLGGKLKGRKMQYHTNIEKEKGMELYSQFVSLCEKELAANPKCMEAGVLVKHGTYGNRQVLKLDTNGPYTHLVEF; encoded by the exons ATGTGGCAATATTCAAAAACTTTCAGAAGTCTCAGAATTGGAGTAGACATCTGTGAG ATCCAGAGAGGACTTGTTATCTACATATGCTTTTTCAAAGGTGCTGATGAGGATCTTGTTCCAAAAATTG tcAATGTGCTGTTGAATGTTAAATTAAGTGAAGATGAAAATGGCGAGTACGTATCTGTCCTTGATTTACCAGGCAATGTGCTTATCATACCACAAGCTACACTGGGTGGCAaactgaagggaagaaagatgCAGTACCACACAaacattgaaaaagaaaaaggaatggaacTTTATTCTCAGTTTGTGTCTTTGTGTGAAAAGGAACTGGCTGCCAATCCCAAATGCATGGAAGCAGGTGTTCTTGTTAAGCATGGCACATATGGAAACAGACAGGTGTTAAAACTGGATACAAATGGACCTTACACTCATCTGGTtgaattctga
- the DTD2 gene encoding D-aminoacyl-tRNA deacylase 2 isoform 2 (isoform 2 is encoded by transcript variant 2), with protein sequence MAAARPVLARALLQQCLFARLQVKPPEHGAEAEWEEIQRGLVIYICFFKGADEDLVPKIVNVLLNVKLSEDENGEYVSVLDLPGNVLIIPQATLGGKLKGRKMQYHTNIEKEKGMELYSQFVSLCEKELAANPKCMEAGVLVKHGTYGNRQVLKLDTNGPYTHLVEF encoded by the exons atggcggcggcgcggccggtGCTGGCTCGGGccttgctgcagcagtgcctgttCGCTCGGCTGCAGGTGAAGCCGCCCGAGCACGGCGCGGAGGCTGAGTGGGAGGAG ATCCAGAGAGGACTTGTTATCTACATATGCTTTTTCAAAGGTGCTGATGAGGATCTTGTTCCAAAAATTG tcAATGTGCTGTTGAATGTTAAATTAAGTGAAGATGAAAATGGCGAGTACGTATCTGTCCTTGATTTACCAGGCAATGTGCTTATCATACCACAAGCTACACTGGGTGGCAaactgaagggaagaaagatgCAGTACCACACAaacattgaaaaagaaaaaggaatggaacTTTATTCTCAGTTTGTGTCTTTGTGTGAAAAGGAACTGGCTGCCAATCCCAAATGCATGGAAGCAGGTGTTCTTGTTAAGCATGGCACATATGGAAACAGACAGGTGTTAAAACTGGATACAAATGGACCTTACACTCATCTGGTtgaattctga